A genomic window from Cucumis melo cultivar AY chromosome 8, USDA_Cmelo_AY_1.0, whole genome shotgun sequence includes:
- the LOC103500934 gene encoding exocyst complex component EXO70A1 isoform X2 produces the protein MGVPQAMEILTQRAALVRESLQKSQNVTENMVSILGSFDYRLSALETAMRPTQIRTHSIRRAHENIDKTLKAAESMLAQFDLTRKAEAKILRGPHEDLEMYLEAIDQLRSTNRYFTGNKNFKCNEAILIHTSNLLVKAISKLEDEFRQLLTNYSKPVEPDRLFDCLPNNLRPSSASSHHGDSGSKNNSDNHNKSLEAAVFIPPTLIPPRVLPLLHDLAQQMIQAGHQQQLFRIYRDTRASVLEQSLRKLGVERLTKDDVQKMQWEALEAKIGNWIHYMRIAVKLLFAGERKICDQIFDGADSLQDQCFADVTSNSVSVLLSFGEAIARSKRSPEKLFVLLDMYEIMRELQSEIETLFGSKACIEMRDSALSLTTRLAETAQETFVDFEEAVEKDATKTAVLDGTVHPLTSYVINYVKFLFDYQSTLKQLFQDFDASDPDAQIAVVTTRIMQALQTNLDGKSKQYRDPALTQLFLMNNIHYIVRSVRRSEAKDLLGDDWVQIHRRVVQQHANQYKRISWAKILQCLTVQASGSGGGSGDASSGLSRAMVKDRFKTFNIQFEELHQRQSQWTVPDSELRESLRLAVAEVLLPAYRSFIKRFGPMIENGKNPQKYIRYSPEDLERMLNEFFEGKTFSEQKR, from the exons ATGGGAGTTCCACAGGCCATGGAAATTCTCACCCAGAGAGCCGCACTTGTTCGAGAGTCGCTTCAAAAGAGCCAGAATGTCACCGAGAACATGGTCTCCATTCTTGGCTCCTTCGACTACCGTCTCTCCGCCCTCGAAACCGCAATGCGCCCTACTCAG ATAAGAACTCATTCAATTCGGAGGGCGCATGAAAATATTGACAAGACATTGAAGGCTGCAGAAAGTATGCTGGCTCAGTTTGATCTTACACGCAAG GCCGAGGCTAAAATACTCAGGGGACCACATGAGGACTTAGAGATGTACTTGGAAGCAATTGATCAATTACGAAGCACAAATCGCTACTTTACTGGgaacaaaaatttcaaatgtaACGAAGCTATTCTTATCCACACAAGCAACTTGCTTGTTAAAGCAATTTCAAAGCTAGAAGATGAATTCAGACAGCTTTTAACAAATTACAG TAAGCCCGTGGAACCTGATCGTCTATTTGATTGCCTCCCCAACAATTTGCGTCCATCATCAGCATCTTCACACCATGGTGACAGTGGTAGCAAAAATAACTCTGACAATCACAACAAAAGCTTAGAAGCTGCCGTCTTCATTCCACCAACTCTAATTCCGCCCAGGGTTCTTCCATTGTTGCATGACTTGGCTCAACAAATGATTCAGGCTGGTCATCAGCAGCAACTGTTTAGAATATACAG GGATACTCGCGCTTCAGTTTTAGAACAGAGTCTTAGGAAATTAGGTGTTGAGAGGCTTACCAAGGATGATGTCCAGAAAATGCAGTGGGAGGCTCTTGAAGCTAAGATTGGGAACTGGATACATTACATGCGCATTGCT GTCAAATTGCTGTTTGCTGGGGAAAGGAAAATCTGTGATCAAATTTTTGACGGTGCAGACTCTCTCCAAGATCAATGCTTCGCTGATGTGACTTCAAACAGTGTGTCAGTGCTACTAAGTTTTGGAGAGGCCATTGCCAGAAGCAAGAGATCTCCAgaaaaattgtttgttcttttAGACATGTATGAAATAATGCGAGAACTGCAGTCTGAG ATTGAAACACTTTTTGGAAGTAAAGCATGTATTGAAATGCGGGATTCTGCATTGAGCTTAACCACACGCCTTGCCGAGACAGCTCAAGAGACCTTTGTTGATTTTGAAGAAGCCGTAGAAAAAGATGCCACAAAAACGGCAGTTCTGGATGGGACTGTTCATCCCTTGACTAGTTATGTGATAAATTACGTCAAGTTTCTGTTTGA CTACCAATCTACTTTGAAGCAGCTATTCCAAGATTTTGACGCTAGTGATCCAGATGCTCAGATAGCAGTGGTAACTACAAGAATCATGCAGGCCCTTCAGACTAATCTTGATGGGAAATCTAAACAATATAGGGATCCTGCACTGACTCAATTATTTCTTATGAACAATATTCACTATATTGTGAGATCCGTCCGAAG ATCGGAGGCAAAGGATTTGCTGGGTGATGACTGGGTGCAGATACATCGAAGGGTTGTGCAGCAGCATGCAAATCAATACAAGCGGATTTCTTGGGCAAAG ATTTTGCAGTGCCTCACAGTTCAGGCCTCAGGTAGTGGTGGTGGTTCGGGAGATGCTAGCAGTGGACTTTCAAGAGCTATGGTGAAAGATAGGTTTAAGACTTTCAACATCCaatttgaagagcttcatcaacgGCAATCTCAGTGGACAGTTCCTGACAGTGAGTTGCGGGAGTCATTAAGGTTGGCAGTAGCTGAAGTTTTATTGCCTGCCTACCGATCCTTCATCAAGCGTTTCGG GCCTATGATTGAGAATGGGAAAAATCCTCAAAAATACATCAGATATTCACCGGAGGATCTCGAGCGTATgctgaatgaattttttgaGGGCAAGACATTCAGTGAGCAAAAGCGCTAG
- the LOC103500929 gene encoding O-methyltransferase 1, chloroplastic isoform X1: MAFTGSFSSANMLTPRTAVLSSPSLQTKIRIGGLRAHLREDDDPLFLSGKEAASLRFMESQQPDPLFFDEYAGCWATPNPQINPNSHHYCVVTKFLDDNLIQKVNNVNGFKQVVLLTDGMDTRPYRIRWPMSTIIFDISPDNVFKRAAQDLLGSGAKISRGNFFCHVPLESPHVQLEICSRGFRGDQPSIWVMQGLPIKTLVDFEDVLFLVSSLATKGSYFLGELPSWLAETEIKSKSSTNTMKWMDKLFMGNGFRVETIAIAELARRLGKELTLEPYKNIPFVAEQLRFSDYEMETWRKEFERIENEGDEEGFEEL; encoded by the exons ATGGCTTTCACTGGGAGCTTTTCAAGTGCTAACATGCTGACCCCACGAACTGCTGTACTCAGCTCGCCATCACTGCAGACCAAGATCCGAATTGGGGGTCTCAGAGCACATCTCCGTGAAGACGATGACCCTTTATTCCTCAGTGGAAAAGAAGCTGCCTCTCTCCGATTCATGGAGTCCCAACAACCGG ATCCCCTTTTTTTTGATGAATACGCCGGTTGTTGGGCTACTCCTAATCCTCAAATCAACCCAAACTCTCACCATTATTGTGTTGTAACTAAGTTCTTAGACGATAATTTGATTCAAAAAGTCAATAATGTTAACGGATTCAAGCAG GTTGTGTTGCTAACAGATGGAATGGATACTAGACCATATCGGATTCGTTGGCCAATGTCGACAATAATTTTCGACATATCCCCTGACAATGTCTTTAAAAGAGCTGCTCAAGATTTGCTAG GTAGTGGGGCTAAGATTTCAAGAGGCAACTTTTTCTGTCATGTACCATTGGAGTCCCCACATGTACAATTAGAAATTTGTAGTAGAGGTTTTCGAGGAGACCAACCGAGTATATGGGTGATGCAG GGACTTCCTATTAAGACTTTGGTAGATTTTGAAGATGTTCTGTTCCTTGTTAGTAGCTTGGCTACGAAAGGAAGTTACTTCTTGGGTGAATTACCTTCTTGGTTGGCTGAAACTGAGATTAAGTCAAAG TCTAGTACAAATACAATGAAGTGGATGGACAAACTTTTTATGGGCAACGGTTTTCGGGTTGAAACGATCGCCATTGCGGAACTTGCAAGGAGATTAGGCAAGGAATTGACATTGGAACCCTATAAGAATATTCCATTTGTTGCTGAACAATTACGATTTTCGGATTATGAG ATGGAAACGTGGAGGAAGGAATTCGAGAGGATTGAGAACGAAGGAGATGAAGAAGGATTTGAAGAACTATGA
- the LOC103500929 gene encoding O-methyltransferase 1, chloroplastic isoform X2 — MAFTGSFSSANMLTPRTAVLSSPSLQTKIRIGGLRAHLREDDDPLFLSGKEAASLRFMESQQPDGMDTRPYRIRWPMSTIIFDISPDNVFKRAAQDLLGSGAKISRGNFFCHVPLESPHVQLEICSRGFRGDQPSIWVMQGLPIKTLVDFEDVLFLVSSLATKGSYFLGELPSWLAETEIKSKSSTNTMKWMDKLFMGNGFRVETIAIAELARRLGKELTLEPYKNIPFVAEQLRFSDYEMETWRKEFERIENEGDEEGFEEL, encoded by the exons ATGGCTTTCACTGGGAGCTTTTCAAGTGCTAACATGCTGACCCCACGAACTGCTGTACTCAGCTCGCCATCACTGCAGACCAAGATCCGAATTGGGGGTCTCAGAGCACATCTCCGTGAAGACGATGACCCTTTATTCCTCAGTGGAAAAGAAGCTGCCTCTCTCCGATTCATGGAGTCCCAACAACCGG ATGGAATGGATACTAGACCATATCGGATTCGTTGGCCAATGTCGACAATAATTTTCGACATATCCCCTGACAATGTCTTTAAAAGAGCTGCTCAAGATTTGCTAG GTAGTGGGGCTAAGATTTCAAGAGGCAACTTTTTCTGTCATGTACCATTGGAGTCCCCACATGTACAATTAGAAATTTGTAGTAGAGGTTTTCGAGGAGACCAACCGAGTATATGGGTGATGCAG GGACTTCCTATTAAGACTTTGGTAGATTTTGAAGATGTTCTGTTCCTTGTTAGTAGCTTGGCTACGAAAGGAAGTTACTTCTTGGGTGAATTACCTTCTTGGTTGGCTGAAACTGAGATTAAGTCAAAG TCTAGTACAAATACAATGAAGTGGATGGACAAACTTTTTATGGGCAACGGTTTTCGGGTTGAAACGATCGCCATTGCGGAACTTGCAAGGAGATTAGGCAAGGAATTGACATTGGAACCCTATAAGAATATTCCATTTGTTGCTGAACAATTACGATTTTCGGATTATGAG ATGGAAACGTGGAGGAAGGAATTCGAGAGGATTGAGAACGAAGGAGATGAAGAAGGATTTGAAGAACTATGA
- the LOC103500933 gene encoding NDR1/HIN1-like protein 1, whose amino-acid sequence MSKECVHHSKKRPKLIRRIYAGILIFLFLVLLTILLIWAILQPTKPKFVIQDATVYLFNITAANFISSSIQVTVSSRNPNDKIGVYYDRLDVYAVYRNQQITLRTGIQPTYQGHNDLNIWSPFLVGNSVPISPYNGAALNQDQAVGTVQLSIKLDGRVRFKVGTFISGRYHLNVDCPAAIMFGNPTAGVIVGNNAVKYQLVRPCSVSV is encoded by the coding sequence ATGTCAAAGGAATGCGTTCACCACAGCAAGAAACGCCCAAAGCTAATCCGTCGAATCTACGCCGGAATCCTCATTTTTCTCTTCCTCGTCCTCCTCACAATCCTCCTTATTTGGGCCATTCTTCAACCTACAAAGCCCAAATTCGTCATCCAAGACGCCACCGTCTACCTCTTCAATATCACCGCTGCTAACTTCATCTCCTCCAGTATTCAAGTCACCGTCTCTTCCCGCAACCCCAACGACAAGATCGGAGTCTATTACGACCGCCTCGACGTCTACGCCGTTTACCGTAACCAACAGATCACTCTCCGTACCGGCATTCAACCTACCTACCAAGGCCACAACGATCTCAACATCTGGTCTCCCTTCCTCGTCGGTAACTCCGTTCCGATCTCCCCCTACAACGGCGCCGCCCTTAATCAAGATCAGGCCGTTGGTACAGTCCAGTTGTCCATTAAACTCGACGGTCGCGTCCGATTCAAGGTCGGTACCTTCATCTCCGGCCGGTACCATCTCAACGTCGACTGTCCCGCGGCTATCATGTTCGGAAATCCAACCGCCGGTGTTATCGTGGGTAATAACGCCGTTAAATATCAGTTGGTGCGGCCGTGCAGCGTTAGCGTATAA
- the LOC103500931 gene encoding NDR1/HIN1-like protein 3 — protein MASHLNGAYYGPSIPPPSSKSYHRPGRGDSGCGCCGCLGCLCNCCCGCILNLICQILITVVIVLGIAVFLLWLIFRPNLLQFHATDASLTQFNFTSPNNNNLHYNLALNITVRNPNRRIGIYYDVIEVSAFYEDQRFSTVNLSQFYQGHKNTSVLSPSFVGQNIVLLGTDGISSYNSEKSSGIFSIDVKINLRIRFKFGLVKFGHYKPKIRCPLKVPLRSNSTSSSSSSSNGVFETTKCSYDL, from the coding sequence ATGGCCTCTCATCTCAACGGAGCTTACTACGGCCCTTCAATTCCTCCTCCTTCCTCCAAGTCCTACCACCGCCCTGGCCGTGGCGACAGCGGCTGCGGCTGTTGCGGCTGTCTCGGCTGCCTCTGCAACTGCTGCTGCGGCTGTATCCTCAATCTCATCTGTCAAATCCTCATCACCGTCGTCATCGTCCTCGGCATTGCCGTCTTTCTCTTGTGGCTCATCTTCCGTCCAAATCTCCTCCAGTTCCACGCTACCGACGCCTCTCTCACGCAGTTCAATTTCACCTCTCCTAACAATAACAACCTCCATTACAACCTCGCTCTGAATATCACCGTCAGAAATCCGAATCGGAGAATCGGGATCTACTACGACGTTATTGAGGTTAGTGCGTTCTATGAAGATCAGCGGTTCAGTACGGTGAATTTGAGCCAGTTTTATCAAGGCCATAAGAACACCAGTGTACTCAGTCCGTCGTTCGTTGGACAGAATATTGTTCTGCTTGGTACGGATGGAATTTCGTCGTATAATTCTGAGAAGAGCTCGGGGATTTTCAGTATCGATGTGAAAATTAACTTGCGGATTAGATTCAAGTTCGGTTTAGTGAAATTTGGACATTATAAACCGAAGATCAGATGTCCATTGAAGGTTCCTTTGAGATCTAATagtacttcttcttcttcttcttcttcaaatggTGTGTTTGAAACCACCAAGTGCAGCTATGATTTGTAA
- the LOC103500934 gene encoding exocyst complex component EXO70A1 isoform X1, translating to MGVPQAMEILTQRAALVRESLQKSQNVTENMVSILGSFDYRLSALETAMRPTQIRTHSIRRAHENIDKTLKAAESMLAQFDLTRKAEAKILRGPHEDLEMYLEAIDQLRSTNRYFTGNKNFKCNEAILIHTSNLLVKAISKLEDEFRQLLTNYSKPVEPDRLFDCLPNNLRPSSASSHHGDSGSKNNSDNHNKSLEAAVFIPPTLIPPRVLPLLHDLAQQMIQAGHQQQLFRIYRDTRASVLEQSLRKLGVERLTKDDVQKMQWEALEAKIGNWIHYMRIAVKLLFAGERKICDQIFDGADSLQDQCFADVTSNSVSVLLSFGEAIARSKRSPEKLFVLLDMYEIMRELQSEIETLFGSKACIEMRDSALSLTTRLAETAQETFVDFEEAVEKDATKTAVLDGTVHPLTSYVINYVKFLFDYQSTLKQLFQDFDASDPDAQIAVVTTRIMQALQTNLDGKSKQYRDPALTQLFLMNNIHYIVRSVRRSEAKDLLGDDWVQIHRRVVQQHANQYKRISWAKILQCLTVQASGSGGGSGDASSGLSRAMVKDRFKTFNIQFEELHQRQSQWTVPDSELRESLRLAVAEVLLPAYRSFIKRFGRPMIENGKNPQKYIRYSPEDLERMLNEFFEGKTFSEQKR from the exons ATGGGAGTTCCACAGGCCATGGAAATTCTCACCCAGAGAGCCGCACTTGTTCGAGAGTCGCTTCAAAAGAGCCAGAATGTCACCGAGAACATGGTCTCCATTCTTGGCTCCTTCGACTACCGTCTCTCCGCCCTCGAAACCGCAATGCGCCCTACTCAG ATAAGAACTCATTCAATTCGGAGGGCGCATGAAAATATTGACAAGACATTGAAGGCTGCAGAAAGTATGCTGGCTCAGTTTGATCTTACACGCAAG GCCGAGGCTAAAATACTCAGGGGACCACATGAGGACTTAGAGATGTACTTGGAAGCAATTGATCAATTACGAAGCACAAATCGCTACTTTACTGGgaacaaaaatttcaaatgtaACGAAGCTATTCTTATCCACACAAGCAACTTGCTTGTTAAAGCAATTTCAAAGCTAGAAGATGAATTCAGACAGCTTTTAACAAATTACAG TAAGCCCGTGGAACCTGATCGTCTATTTGATTGCCTCCCCAACAATTTGCGTCCATCATCAGCATCTTCACACCATGGTGACAGTGGTAGCAAAAATAACTCTGACAATCACAACAAAAGCTTAGAAGCTGCCGTCTTCATTCCACCAACTCTAATTCCGCCCAGGGTTCTTCCATTGTTGCATGACTTGGCTCAACAAATGATTCAGGCTGGTCATCAGCAGCAACTGTTTAGAATATACAG GGATACTCGCGCTTCAGTTTTAGAACAGAGTCTTAGGAAATTAGGTGTTGAGAGGCTTACCAAGGATGATGTCCAGAAAATGCAGTGGGAGGCTCTTGAAGCTAAGATTGGGAACTGGATACATTACATGCGCATTGCT GTCAAATTGCTGTTTGCTGGGGAAAGGAAAATCTGTGATCAAATTTTTGACGGTGCAGACTCTCTCCAAGATCAATGCTTCGCTGATGTGACTTCAAACAGTGTGTCAGTGCTACTAAGTTTTGGAGAGGCCATTGCCAGAAGCAAGAGATCTCCAgaaaaattgtttgttcttttAGACATGTATGAAATAATGCGAGAACTGCAGTCTGAG ATTGAAACACTTTTTGGAAGTAAAGCATGTATTGAAATGCGGGATTCTGCATTGAGCTTAACCACACGCCTTGCCGAGACAGCTCAAGAGACCTTTGTTGATTTTGAAGAAGCCGTAGAAAAAGATGCCACAAAAACGGCAGTTCTGGATGGGACTGTTCATCCCTTGACTAGTTATGTGATAAATTACGTCAAGTTTCTGTTTGA CTACCAATCTACTTTGAAGCAGCTATTCCAAGATTTTGACGCTAGTGATCCAGATGCTCAGATAGCAGTGGTAACTACAAGAATCATGCAGGCCCTTCAGACTAATCTTGATGGGAAATCTAAACAATATAGGGATCCTGCACTGACTCAATTATTTCTTATGAACAATATTCACTATATTGTGAGATCCGTCCGAAG ATCGGAGGCAAAGGATTTGCTGGGTGATGACTGGGTGCAGATACATCGAAGGGTTGTGCAGCAGCATGCAAATCAATACAAGCGGATTTCTTGGGCAAAG ATTTTGCAGTGCCTCACAGTTCAGGCCTCAGGTAGTGGTGGTGGTTCGGGAGATGCTAGCAGTGGACTTTCAAGAGCTATGGTGAAAGATAGGTTTAAGACTTTCAACATCCaatttgaagagcttcatcaacgGCAATCTCAGTGGACAGTTCCTGACAGTGAGTTGCGGGAGTCATTAAGGTTGGCAGTAGCTGAAGTTTTATTGCCTGCCTACCGATCCTTCATCAAGCGTTTCGG CAGGCCTATGATTGAGAATGGGAAAAATCCTCAAAAATACATCAGATATTCACCGGAGGATCTCGAGCGTATgctgaatgaattttttgaGGGCAAGACATTCAGTGAGCAAAAGCGCTAG
- the LOC103500932 gene encoding probable aspartyl protease At4g16563, which yields MEFLPIPFLFSIFLLLPTSSSSSITLPLATFPSIPFTDPLKTINHLLSASLSRAQHLKSPQSKSNTSTENVSLFPRSYGAYAVSLAFGTPPQNLSFIFDTGSSLVWFPCTAGYRCAHCSFPHVDPATISKFVPKLSSSVKIVGCRNPKCAWIFGPNLKSRCRNCNPKSRKCSDSCPGYGIQYGSGATAGILLSETLDLQNKRVPDFLVGCSVMSVHQPAGIAGFGRGPESLPSQMRLKRFSHCLLPRGFDDSPVSSPLVLDSGPESDESKTKSFIYAPFQENPSRSNTAFREYYYLSLRRILIGGKPVKFPYKYLVPDSTGKGGAIIDSGSTFTFLDKPIFEAIAGELEKQLVKYPRAKDIEAKTGLRPCFNISKEEESAEFPEVALKFKGGGKLSLPPENYLVMVTDANVVCLTMMTNAEVVGVGGGPAIIFGAFQQQNVLVEYDLAKQRIGFRKQKCT from the coding sequence ATGGAGTTTTTACCCATTCCATTTCTCTTTTCCATCTTTCTCCTTCTTCccacttcatcttcttcctccatcACACTCCCCCTCGCTACTTTCCCTTCAATTCCATTTACAGATCCATTGAAAACCATCAACCATCTTCTCTCTGCTTCACTCAGCAGAGCTCAACATCTCAAAAGCCCACAATCAAAATCGAACACTTCCACCGAGAATGTCTCTCTGTTCCCTCGTAGCTACGGAGCTTACGCAGTCTCCCTCGCCTTCGGAACTCCACCGCAGAACTTATCGTTCATTTTCGATACTGGAAGTAGTCTCGTCTGGTTCCCCTGCACCGCCGGTTATCGTTGTGCCCATTGTTCGTTTCCGCATGTTGATCCTGCAACGATTTCGAAATTTGTTCCTAAATTATCTTCCTCTGTGAAGATTGTTGGTTGTCGAAATCCTAAATGTGCTTGGATTTTTGGTCCTAATTTGAAGTCCAGATGTAGAAATTGTAACCCTAAATCTCGAAAATGTTCCGATTCTTGTCCTGGTTATGGAATTCAGTACGGCTCTGGCGCAACCGCGGGAATTCTCCTCTCTGAAACGCTGGATTTACAGAATAAACGAGTGCCGGATTTTCTTGTTGGTTGTTCCGTTATGTCTGTTCATCAACCAGCCGGCATTGCCGGATTTGGCCGCGGTCCTGAATCGTTGCCGTCGCAAATGCGACTCAAACGATTCTCCCATTGCCTCCTTCCACGCGGGTTCGACGACTCCCCAGTGAGTAGTCCTCTAGTACTGGACTCCGGTCCGGAATCCGACGAATCGAAGACTAAGAGTTTCATTTACGCACCCTTCCAAGAGAATCCATCAAGATCCAACACCGCATTTCGAGAGTACTATTACCTTAGTCTTCGGAGAATCCTCATCGGTGGAAAGCCGGTGAAGTTCCCGTACAAGTATCTCGTGCCGGATTCCACCGGAAAAGGAGGCGCGATAATCGATTCCGGTTCGACGTTTACGTTTCTAGATAAGCCGATTTTCGAAGCCATAGCGGGAGAATTGGAGAAGCAGCTGGTGAAATATCCTCGAGCTAAGGACATTGAAGCGAAGACCGGTTTGAGGCCGTGCTTTAATATTTCCAAGGAGGAGGAATCGGCGGAGTTTCCGGAAGTGGCTTTGAAGTTTAAAGGCGGAGGGAAGCTGAGTTTGCCGCCGGAGAATTACTTAGTGATGGTGACGGATGCGAACGTGGTGTGCTTGACGATGATGACGAATGCAGAGGTGGTGGGCGTGGGCGGAGGGCCGGCGATCATATTTGGGGCGTTTCAGCAGCAGAATGTTTTGGTGGAGTATGATTTGGCAAAGCAGCGAATCGGATTTCGGAAGCAGAAATGCACGTGA